From a single Osmerus mordax isolate fOsmMor3 chromosome 14, fOsmMor3.pri, whole genome shotgun sequence genomic region:
- the med22 gene encoding mediator of RNA polymerase II transcription subunit 22 isoform X2, with protein MAAQRVLPQSKETLLQNYNKRLKDDIRSILDNFTEIIKTAKVEDETQVSRATQGEQDHYEMHVRAANIVRAGESLMKLVSDLKQFLILNDFPSVNEAISLQNHQLRSLQEECDKKLTSLRDEIAIDLYELEEEYYSSRCLYPSK; from the exons ATGGCCGCTCAGAGAGTGCTCCCTCAAAGTAAAGAAACGCTTCTTCAGAACTACAACAAAAGACTCAAGGATGATATCCGGTCCATTCTAGACAACTTCACAGAAATCATTAAAACTGCAAAG GTAGAGGATGAGACCCAGGTCTCTCGAGCTACCCAGGGGGAGCAAGACCACTATGAGATGCATGTCAGGGCAGCCAACATT GTGCGTGCGGGTGAGTCGCTGATGAAGCTGGTGTCCGACCTGAAGCAGTTCCTGATTCTGAATGACTTCCCATCCGTGAACGAGGCCATCAGCCTGCAGAACCACCAGCTGCGCTCACTGCAGGAAGAGTGCGATAAGAAGCTCACTTCCCTCCGCGACGAGATCGCTATCGACCTGTACGAGCTAGAGGAAGAATATTACTCCTCCAG ATGTCTCTATCCCTCAAAGTGA
- the med22 gene encoding mediator of RNA polymerase II transcription subunit 22 isoform X3 has protein sequence MAAQRVLPQSKETLLQNYNKRLKDDIRSILDNFTEIIKTAKVEDETQVSRATQGEQDHYEMHVRAANIVRAGESLMKLVSDLKQFLILNDFPSVNEAISLQNHQLRSLQEECDKKLTSLRDEIAIDLYELEEEYYSSRYK, from the exons ATGGCCGCTCAGAGAGTGCTCCCTCAAAGTAAAGAAACGCTTCTTCAGAACTACAACAAAAGACTCAAGGATGATATCCGGTCCATTCTAGACAACTTCACAGAAATCATTAAAACTGCAAAG GTAGAGGATGAGACCCAGGTCTCTCGAGCTACCCAGGGGGAGCAAGACCACTATGAGATGCATGTCAGGGCAGCCAACATT GTGCGTGCGGGTGAGTCGCTGATGAAGCTGGTGTCCGACCTGAAGCAGTTCCTGATTCTGAATGACTTCCCATCCGTGAACGAGGCCATCAGCCTGCAGAACCACCAGCTGCGCTCACTGCAGGAAGAGTGCGATAAGAAGCTCACTTCCCTCCGCGACGAGATCGCTATCGACCTGTACGAGCTAGAGGAAGAATATTACTCCTCCAGGTACAAGTAG
- the med22 gene encoding mediator of RNA polymerase II transcription subunit 22 isoform X1, which produces MAAQRVLPQSKETLLQNYNKRLKDDIRSILDNFTEIIKTAKVEDETQVSRATQGEQDHYEMHVRAANIVRAGESLMKLVSDLKQFLILNDFPSVNEAISLQNHQLRSLQEECDKKLTSLRDEIAIDLYELEEEYYSSSYSQWESTDLPLCEAYHRRDSWASPGIASGSAQGAAEDAEGPDSQEATPKHHVNGHGTSNAAATEKP; this is translated from the exons ATGGCCGCTCAGAGAGTGCTCCCTCAAAGTAAAGAAACGCTTCTTCAGAACTACAACAAAAGACTCAAGGATGATATCCGGTCCATTCTAGACAACTTCACAGAAATCATTAAAACTGCAAAG GTAGAGGATGAGACCCAGGTCTCTCGAGCTACCCAGGGGGAGCAAGACCACTATGAGATGCATGTCAGGGCAGCCAACATT GTGCGTGCGGGTGAGTCGCTGATGAAGCTGGTGTCCGACCTGAAGCAGTTCCTGATTCTGAATGACTTCCCATCCGTGAACGAGGCCATCAGCCTGCAGAACCACCAGCTGCGCTCACTGCAGGAAGAGTGCGATAAGAAGCTCACTTCCCTCCGCGACGAGATCGCTATCGACCTGTACGAGCTAGAGGAAGAATATTACTCCTCCAG TTACAGTCAGTGGGAAAGTACCGACCTGCCCCTGTGTGAGGCCTACCACCGCCGGGACAGTTGGGCCTCCCCAGGCATCGCCTCTGGTTCTGCCCAGGGGGCTGCGGAGGACGCCGAGGGACCAGACTCTCAGGAGGCCACGCCTAAGCACCATGTGAACGGGCATGGGACCAGCAACGCTGCCGCCACTGAGAAACCCTGA
- the c14h9orf78 gene encoding splicing factor C9orf78 homolog isoform X1 yields MPSGKNFRRRRESSSEEEEDEITAEVRSKLDEAKELQSLRKRQTGVSVAALLVGEKLPLEAAIDDDPFKLKTGGVVDMKKVKDRNRDMTEDETDLNLGTSFSAETNRRDEDADMMKYIETELKKKKGLVEAEEQKVKVKNAEDLLYELPENIRVNSAKKTEEMLSNQMLSGIPEVDLGIDAKIKNIIYTEEAKAKLLAEQRNKKKDNGTSFVPTNIAVNYVQHNRFYHEDVNAPQRHHRHREEPKARPLRVGDTEKPGPEAASPVNYRKRPNNEKATDDYHYEKFKKMNRRY; encoded by the exons ATGCCGTCTGGTAAGAAtttcaggaggagaagagaaagttcttcagaagaagaggaagacgaGATAACTGCTGAAGTTAG ATCTAAACTGGACGAAGCCAAAGAGCTACAAAGTTTACGGAAAAGACAGACCGGAGTCAG CGTGGCCGCTTTGTTGGTGGGAGAGAAGCTACCACTGGAAGCTGCGATTGAC GATGACCCTTTTAAACTGAAGACGGGAGGTGTTGTTGACATGAAGAAAGTCAAAGACAGGAACAGAGACAT GACAGAGGATGAGACCGACCTGAATTTGGGTACCTCTTTTTCTGCAGAAACAAACAGAAGAGATGAAGATGCTGACAT GATGAAGTACATTGAGACAgaactgaagaagaagaaaggactggtggaggcagaggaacagaaGGTGAAGGTGAAAAACGCTGAAGACCTTCTGTATGAGCTGCCGGAGAACATCCGGGTCAACTCTGCCAAGAAGACAGAGGAGATGTTGTCCAATCAGATGCTTAGTGGAATTCCTGAGGTGGACCTGGGAATTGA TGCAAAGATAAAAAACATAATTTACACAGAAGAAGCTAAGGCCAAACTACTGGCAGAACAGAGGAACAAGAAGAAGGACAATGGCACATCATTTGTACCGACCAACATCGCCGTCAACTACGTACAGCACAACCGCT TCTACCATGAGGATGTGAATGCCCCCCagagacaccacagacacagagaagagcCCAAAGCCAGGCCGCTGAGGgtaggagacacagagaaaccTGGTCCAGAAG CTGCATCTCCAGTCAACTATCGCAAACGACCCAACAATGAGAAGGCCACTGATGACTACCATTATGAGAAGTTCAAGAAGATGAATCGCCGATACTGA
- the c14h9orf78 gene encoding splicing factor C9orf78 homolog isoform X2 yields the protein MPSGKNFRRRRESSSEEEEDEITAEVSVAALLVGEKLPLEAAIDDDPFKLKTGGVVDMKKVKDRNRDMTEDETDLNLGTSFSAETNRRDEDADMMKYIETELKKKKGLVEAEEQKVKVKNAEDLLYELPENIRVNSAKKTEEMLSNQMLSGIPEVDLGIDAKIKNIIYTEEAKAKLLAEQRNKKKDNGTSFVPTNIAVNYVQHNRFYHEDVNAPQRHHRHREEPKARPLRVGDTEKPGPEAASPVNYRKRPNNEKATDDYHYEKFKKMNRRY from the exons ATGCCGTCTGGTAAGAAtttcaggaggagaagagaaagttcttcagaagaagaggaagacgaGATAACTGCTGAAGTTAG CGTGGCCGCTTTGTTGGTGGGAGAGAAGCTACCACTGGAAGCTGCGATTGAC GATGACCCTTTTAAACTGAAGACGGGAGGTGTTGTTGACATGAAGAAAGTCAAAGACAGGAACAGAGACAT GACAGAGGATGAGACCGACCTGAATTTGGGTACCTCTTTTTCTGCAGAAACAAACAGAAGAGATGAAGATGCTGACAT GATGAAGTACATTGAGACAgaactgaagaagaagaaaggactggtggaggcagaggaacagaaGGTGAAGGTGAAAAACGCTGAAGACCTTCTGTATGAGCTGCCGGAGAACATCCGGGTCAACTCTGCCAAGAAGACAGAGGAGATGTTGTCCAATCAGATGCTTAGTGGAATTCCTGAGGTGGACCTGGGAATTGA TGCAAAGATAAAAAACATAATTTACACAGAAGAAGCTAAGGCCAAACTACTGGCAGAACAGAGGAACAAGAAGAAGGACAATGGCACATCATTTGTACCGACCAACATCGCCGTCAACTACGTACAGCACAACCGCT TCTACCATGAGGATGTGAATGCCCCCCagagacaccacagacacagagaagagcCCAAAGCCAGGCCGCTGAGGgtaggagacacagagaaaccTGGTCCAGAAG CTGCATCTCCAGTCAACTATCGCAAACGACCCAACAATGAGAAGGCCACTGATGACTACCATTATGAGAAGTTCAAGAAGATGAATCGCCGATACTGA